The sequence below is a genomic window from Phyllostomus discolor isolate MPI-MPIP mPhyDis1 chromosome 11, mPhyDis1.pri.v3, whole genome shotgun sequence.
AGACTTTTCACAGTAACCCTACaaaacttaaataattaaaaatgtgtaagttGTCTTCAACAAactagaaaataatgttttttaataagtagggattttaatatttaagtggAAGTATTTTACTTTGGATTTCGGGAAgcattttaaatagcatttttattGCCAAAACACATGTAGATATAGTGTAACTCTCTTTTTTAGTCCACATGATTTGTTTACGTATGTTATTTTGGCATCATTGGTCTTGCTTATGTTTTCCAGTTTATCTTTTGCTGCTTAATATTGAATTCTAggaatcttttaatttttaaattttttttcacccCCACCAGAGgacatttgtttttcactgtttttagggagagaggtagggagagtGATAGGCAAACATTGATcctggttgcctctggtatgctCCTGGACCGGGGCTAgaacctgcaactgaggcatgtacgCTGACTGGGAACCGACTCCACAACTGTTTGGTTGTAGGGCGAtgctcccaccagctgagccactctgGTCAGGACTGAGTTCTAGGAATCTTTTATCTAGTTtttgaaatgtcattttaaagaaattggtaAATTATTCACATTTGTGAAGTTTTACTGTGTATTTAATGAAAGGGATACACACACAGAAAGTACATATTTAACTTGATTTTCCCTTCTAGTAGAAATCTTTTAATCATTCAAAGTCAGTCAATTTTGTAATAACAGTTGGCctgagaaaatttttttttcctcaaaagttGAAGGCAGTCTTCAAAGATTTTGTTCATCTTATGTAGAGCACTAGACCACTTCAGTTTCATGTTTTCTGATGTTGTCCATCATACTTCTGAGAGGGTTAGGTTCATTTTTCAAATCtttcacagttttgttttttacacaGCAGCAGCAGTCAAGGACTTCGTAAAGGAAAGCCAGCACCACTAAAGAGACcactgtaaatataaataaaagcagaatgaCAAAGCAGGCAGTGTTCCAGTTATCATGGAAAGG
It includes:
- the SMIM18 gene encoding small integral membrane protein 18, whose protein sequence is MASLSSSLWNETTTSVYQYLGFQVQKIYPFHDNWNTACFVILLLFIFTVVSLVVLAFLYEVLDCCCCVKNKTVKDLKNEPNPLRSMMDNIRKHETEVV